From Mauremys mutica isolate MM-2020 ecotype Southern chromosome 15, ASM2049712v1, whole genome shotgun sequence, one genomic window encodes:
- the LOC123350551 gene encoding izumo sperm-egg fusion protein 3-like, producing MRSQRGRGSVAMSCSLLLLLLLLRPRGAGSCLHCDRPFLRGLGVLLGEAVPSEVPNRDALIQRQVEAFERLYSTHLPEKHHRVLDVRRMLAVKAALSGWLRALKETPWKGVHLLQLTLAQHRESLRTRLREALESFADVACSEDCSECGPPAPTHNPLPGGVSLGVPDLVPPFHIPAVSEGPVLDCWTCLRINAQCFDGELCGEEDPRDAERKEITLYLFLVCQSVLLASAALLYCVCCRHRRWLEDRAWAGPGTWLC from the exons ATGAGGTCACAGCGGGGCCGGGGATCCGTGGCCATGtcctgctccctcctgctcctcctgctgctgctgcgcccCCGGGGGGCGGGCAGCTGCCTGCACTGCGACCGGCCCTTCctgcgggggctgggggtgctgctgggggaggcgGTGCCCTCTGAAGTGCCCAACCGGGACGCCCTAATTCAGCGCCAGGTCGAGGCCTTTGAGCGCCTCTACAGCACCCACCTGCCAGAGAAACACCACCGGGTGCTGG ATGTCCGCAGGATGCTGGCTGTGAAAGCTGCTCTGAGCGGCTGGCTGAGGGCTCTCAAGGAGACGCCCTGGaaag GGGTTCACCTGCTGCAGCTGACGCTGGCCCAGCACCGCGAGTCCCTGCGAACCCGCCTCCGAGAGGCCCTGGAGAGCTTCGCCGACGTGG CCTGCTCCGAGGACTGCAGTGAGTGTGGCCCCCCGGCGCCgacccacaaccccctgcca GGCGGGGTCTCCCTGGGGGTCCCTGACCTGGTCCCCCCTTTCCACATCCCAGCGGTTTCGGAGGGGCCAGTTCTCGACTGCTGGACCTGCCTTCGGATCAATGCCCAGTGCTTCGACGGGGAGCTCTGCGGAg AGGAGGACCCACGGGACGCGGAGAGGAAGGAAATCACCCTCTATCTCTTCCTGGTCTGCCAGTCCGTGCTCCTGGCCTCGGCCGCACTGCT GTACTGCGTGTGCTGCCGTCACCGCAggtggctggaggacagggcctggGCCGGACCGGGCACGTGGCTGTGCTAG